Proteins from a genomic interval of Pelagibaculum spongiae:
- a CDS encoding MotA/TolQ/ExbB proton channel family protein, which produces MITTFQSFSRFAYFSARLLMLACLLVSTNSSANELKDLLRKIQQNQTAETTLNQQREQQFSSQRNLQQQLLNDLKKSIALEELRSKNLNKISDDNEKKLATLETSLDIRSGELKELFGAVRQFSGDNRGLLQASMISNQYPKRQQFLNQMAESKSLPNIQQLEQFWLEIYREMVESGQITRYSTDVVFGQGSQKEQSIVRIGSFNAVSQQGYLDYSLQTGQFEYLARQPESSIKSSAIDFFNAEENQYAELYIDPSRGQILSRMVQNPDFEERISQGGPVAYIIITLGAIGILLAITLWLRLFIIQRGIKRQSASEQVVKTNTLVNPLSEVIQVFNDNQGVDSETLELKLDEAIIRNIPKIEWGIGLIKLIASVAPLLGLLGTVVGMIATFQAITIFGTGDPKLMANGISEALVTTMLGLIVAIPTLFAHSLVSSRSRRIIQQLQQQTAGFIARQRERQQQSPPIEQLG; this is translated from the coding sequence ACTTTTCAATCGTTTAGCAGATTTGCCTATTTTTCAGCTCGGCTACTGATGCTAGCTTGCCTATTGGTTTCAACTAATAGCTCGGCTAATGAATTAAAAGATCTACTGCGAAAAATACAACAAAATCAAACTGCTGAAACAACCCTTAATCAACAGCGAGAACAACAATTTTCTTCCCAGAGAAATCTACAGCAGCAGTTATTAAATGATTTAAAAAAATCTATCGCTTTAGAAGAATTACGCTCCAAAAATCTCAATAAAATTTCAGATGATAACGAGAAAAAACTCGCTACGCTGGAAACGTCTCTAGACATTCGATCCGGTGAATTGAAAGAACTATTTGGTGCGGTACGCCAATTTTCTGGAGATAACCGCGGATTACTGCAAGCTTCGATGATTAGCAACCAATACCCCAAGCGACAGCAATTTCTCAATCAAATGGCCGAAAGTAAAAGCTTGCCCAATATTCAACAGCTGGAACAATTCTGGTTAGAAATTTATCGGGAAATGGTCGAATCTGGGCAGATTACTCGCTACTCAACCGATGTTGTTTTTGGCCAAGGCAGCCAGAAAGAACAGTCAATTGTCAGAATTGGCAGTTTCAACGCCGTCAGTCAACAAGGTTATCTGGATTATTCACTGCAAACCGGGCAGTTTGAATATTTAGCTCGCCAGCCCGAGTCATCGATTAAATCTTCTGCAATTGATTTTTTCAATGCCGAAGAAAATCAATACGCTGAACTTTATATCGATCCTTCTAGAGGACAAATTTTATCTCGAATGGTGCAAAACCCAGACTTTGAAGAACGCATCAGCCAGGGCGGGCCGGTCGCTTACATCATTATCACACTGGGTGCTATCGGCATTTTGCTAGCGATTACTTTATGGCTACGGCTATTTATTATTCAGCGTGGCATTAAACGCCAATCGGCTAGCGAGCAGGTGGTAAAAACCAATACCTTAGTTAATCCGCTGAGTGAAGTGATACAGGTTTTTAATGATAATCAGGGTGTAGACAGTGAGACACTAGAGCTAAAACTGGACGAAGCAATTATTCGCAATATACCCAAGATTGAATGGGGCATAGGTTTAATTAAGCTCATCGCATCGGTAGCACCACTACTAGGTTTATTAGGCACCGTTGTCGGCATGATCGCTACCTTCCAAGCAATTACTATTTTTGGTACTGGCGATCCCAAGCTAATGGCAAACGGTATTTCCGAAGCACTGGTCACCACCATGCTTGGTTTGATTGTTGCGATTCCTACTTTGTTTGCCCACTCATTAGTGAGTAGTCGTAGCCGAAGGATTATCCAACAGCTGCAACAACAAACCGCCGGTTTTATTGCCCGACAAAGAGAACGACAGCAGCAATCTCCACCCATCGAGCAACTTGGATAA
- a CDS encoding MotA/TolQ/ExbB proton channel family protein, with the protein MLLQEIWLALLDEFSALERFFTSGGDVLIAVFFLTLALWTLILERYCYFFFLLPKKMQFWENSWLDRSDKYSWNARHIRLELISKADLTAKRHLPLIKTLVALCPLLGLLGTVVGMVEVFDALAITGTGSPRAMAAGISRATIPTMAGMVAALSGIWFSARLQKRAAFLTGRFAARLQH; encoded by the coding sequence ATGTTGCTACAAGAAATATGGTTAGCATTATTAGATGAGTTTTCGGCACTGGAGCGATTTTTCACTTCCGGTGGCGATGTATTGATTGCAGTTTTCTTTTTAACCCTTGCGCTATGGACGCTAATTTTAGAGCGCTACTGCTATTTCTTTTTTCTACTGCCAAAAAAAATGCAGTTTTGGGAAAACAGCTGGCTTGACCGTTCTGACAAATATTCATGGAATGCCCGGCATATTCGATTGGAATTAATTTCCAAAGCAGATTTAACCGCCAAACGACATTTGCCTTTAATTAAAACGCTGGTAGCACTTTGTCCGTTGCTTGGTTTATTGGGCACAGTTGTCGGCATGGTTGAAGTGTTTGATGCACTCGCTATTACCGGTACTGGCAGCCCCAGAGCAATGGCTGCCGGTATTTCACGGGCGACCATTCCAACAATGGCCGGTATGGTCGCTGCGTTATCTGGCATTTGGTTTAGCGCAAGATTACAAAAGCGCGCTGCATTTTTAACTGGCCGGTTTGCAGCCCGACTGCAGCATTAA
- a CDS encoding ExbD/TolR family protein, with protein sequence MKKYYDNQDNDDTGIDMTPMLDIVFIMLIFFIVTTSFVKESGIDVHRPTAATATTVDKANIIIAIEANGAVWIDKRQIDIASVRANIEQLKVENPEGAVVIQADVDSRSGLVVEVMDQVRLAGIQKISLAADKPR encoded by the coding sequence GTGAAAAAATATTACGACAATCAAGATAACGACGATACCGGAATCGATATGACTCCGATGCTGGATATTGTCTTCATCATGCTGATTTTTTTCATTGTCACCACCTCTTTTGTAAAAGAGTCGGGTATCGATGTGCATCGGCCAACTGCAGCAACCGCAACCACGGTCGATAAAGCCAATATTATTATCGCAATTGAAGCCAATGGTGCGGTCTGGATTGATAAACGACAAATCGATATCGCATCAGTACGCGCTAATATTGAACAGCTGAAAGTAGAAAACCCAGAGGGTGCAGTAGTGATTCAAGCCGATGTCGATTCTCGATCGGGACTGGTCGTTGAAGTTATGGACCAGGTGCGTCTAGCCGGTATACAGAAAATCAGCCTGGCTGCAGATAAACCTCGATGA
- a CDS encoding energy transducer TonB, which translates to MNHLALPSSHLAKTLLLVISAFLCASLIAIGLFISMNKLVHPKNTLAQPADNFRLIDFIQTDKSETIQQKKRLRPEPPKPVNNQPQPQTKISQSKPSKPQLANTPLTMPELDLRLDLSIDSSFVQPQSFNNNVPISNVEVTVIEAGNNSEAIPLSTFPPVFPSKALRRKIEGFVTLSFTVTKSGRISNIKIIESDPKRIFDREAIKAIRKWKFQPKKLAGQAVESQFTQKLEFKLGN; encoded by the coding sequence ATGAATCATTTAGCACTGCCCTCCTCTCACTTGGCAAAAACACTGCTGTTAGTCATCAGTGCATTTCTTTGCGCATCGCTGATTGCTATTGGTTTATTTATTTCTATGAACAAATTAGTTCATCCAAAAAATACGTTAGCACAACCAGCCGATAACTTTCGTTTGATTGATTTTATTCAAACCGACAAATCAGAAACTATTCAACAAAAAAAGCGCTTACGGCCCGAGCCTCCCAAGCCGGTCAACAATCAGCCACAACCACAAACCAAAATTAGCCAGAGTAAACCTTCCAAGCCTCAACTAGCTAATACACCACTAACAATGCCTGAGCTAGATTTACGGCTCGATCTGTCAATAGATAGCAGTTTTGTGCAGCCACAGAGCTTCAATAATAATGTGCCGATATCTAATGTTGAAGTAACAGTCATTGAAGCTGGCAACAACAGTGAAGCCATTCCGCTATCTACATTTCCTCCGGTATTTCCTAGTAAAGCGCTACGTAGAAAAATTGAAGGTTTTGTCACGCTCAGTTTTACTGTAACTAAAAGCGGCCGTATTAGTAATATAAAAATTATTGAATCGGATCCGAAACGGATATTTGACCGCGAAGCGATCAAGGCAATTCGCAAATGGAAATTCCAACCAAAAAAATTAGCCGGGCAAGCCGTTGAAAGTCAATTCACTCAAAAACTCGAATTCAAATTAGGTAATTAA
- a CDS encoding FG-GAP-like repeat-containing protein, with protein sequence MIKQSKKNNLLPISGGIFLVAGLISASDTFALTLVNDTFAIDEDTPAIFDVLSNDQVSAGETINAQSLTIISAPQNGRAIIENGKIVYQSTQDFNGSDSLSYQITDSNNAVKSASVAINIASVNDRPVQTSAELIHVQQNQSYTYQATATDVDNTVNFQFGWNSGASFTSLGSDSSSIIFSQQRIGLHSIIALRSDHASSIIRVVSHGNTADPSVTQQLPALAANNQQQTLNYLISNENPYFSQNTELNFSAKIIGAFAVNQIPESCTQNSLSDDLAGIAISCDNLTLDAAEPLQLSVRITPSTAGFIDSTATLSATTGEARSNNNISSQRLAVLADTVSVASQQVTADAAASITAVDAEGDGDIDLLVAPADYGQPIWFLNDGTGRVAQAGTLFGAIDAIKVLTADLDNDGINEIILLNRDGAVQQYSRINGSYQLTNAISEWDDQIGSVFARDAQVADLNGDQYPELVIAGNYATPIFPNNNGILGSAISFRNTGINNHAVAIADFNNDQQADIIYPSALYSTKRWLNNGDSDLNNNLTRQFWSGSYPLSLYKKALAVDLNSDNHDDLVLHTTGERNSSNLYRELPELQTIHQLRIFNNGQSGLSNSVSRHLDIPEIDSFNSFDFDNDSDQDLLLATEQGAGILLNNQQGNLNLGGFAIQSQPGNQFVIADLNNDGYNDLITASITDAGIQSYINPLGDPLAPITTDENNQNDRIGLSISGSGSLNWGWIIALLLSAGSARRNKVASRS encoded by the coding sequence ATGATCAAACAATCCAAAAAAAATAATTTATTACCAATATCTGGCGGAATTTTTTTAGTTGCTGGATTAATTTCAGCTTCAGATACTTTTGCTTTAACGCTAGTAAATGACACCTTTGCAATAGATGAAGATACACCAGCCATTTTTGATGTTCTAAGTAATGACCAGGTTAGCGCCGGTGAAACGATTAATGCACAATCATTAACAATTATTAGCGCGCCTCAAAATGGTCGAGCAATTATTGAAAATGGAAAAATTGTTTATCAAAGCACTCAAGATTTCAATGGTAGTGATAGCTTAAGCTACCAAATAACCGATAGTAATAATGCAGTAAAATCTGCATCGGTCGCGATTAATATTGCATCGGTAAATGATCGGCCAGTACAGACCAGCGCTGAGTTGATACATGTACAGCAAAATCAAAGCTACACCTATCAAGCTACTGCTACTGATGTAGATAACACTGTTAATTTCCAATTCGGCTGGAACAGTGGCGCAAGTTTTACTTCTTTAGGCTCTGATTCAAGCAGTATTATTTTCAGTCAGCAGCGCATTGGACTGCATTCTATTATTGCACTTCGTAGCGATCATGCTTCAAGCATAATTCGTGTTGTTAGCCACGGAAATACTGCAGATCCATCAGTTACTCAACAACTACCTGCATTGGCTGCCAATAACCAACAACAAACATTGAATTATCTGATCAGCAACGAAAACCCTTATTTTTCTCAGAATACTGAATTAAATTTTTCAGCTAAGATAATCGGTGCTTTCGCAGTTAATCAAATACCAGAAAGCTGTACTCAAAATAGCTTATCAGATGATTTAGCTGGCATTGCTATCAGCTGCGATAACTTAACGCTCGATGCAGCAGAACCATTACAACTTTCAGTACGAATCACTCCCTCTACGGCTGGCTTTATTGATAGTACAGCCACGCTATCTGCAACGACTGGCGAAGCTCGCTCGAATAACAATATCAGCAGCCAAAGACTGGCGGTATTAGCTGACACCGTAAGCGTTGCTAGCCAACAAGTTACTGCTGATGCCGCAGCTTCAATAACTGCGGTAGATGCTGAAGGTGATGGTGATATCGACCTACTAGTCGCACCCGCTGATTACGGTCAACCTATCTGGTTTCTAAATGATGGAACAGGACGTGTAGCTCAAGCTGGTACTTTATTTGGTGCCATCGACGCCATTAAAGTTCTAACGGCTGATTTAGATAATGATGGTATCAATGAAATCATATTATTAAATCGGGATGGTGCAGTTCAACAGTACTCAAGAATCAATGGCAGCTATCAATTAACCAATGCCATTTCAGAGTGGGATGACCAGATCGGTAGTGTTTTTGCCCGCGATGCTCAAGTTGCCGATTTAAATGGTGATCAATACCCTGAACTAGTAATCGCTGGAAATTATGCCACTCCAATATTCCCAAACAACAACGGCATACTTGGATCTGCAATATCGTTTAGAAATACCGGAATCAATAACCATGCAGTAGCAATTGCTGATTTTAATAACGACCAACAGGCGGATATTATTTATCCAAGTGCTCTATATTCAACCAAACGCTGGCTTAATAATGGCGATAGCGATTTAAATAATAATTTAACTCGTCAATTTTGGTCTGGATCTTATCCGTTAAGCCTCTACAAAAAAGCTTTGGCCGTTGATTTAAACAGCGATAATCACGACGACTTGGTGTTACACACTACAGGTGAAAGAAACAGCAGCAATTTATATAGAGAATTACCTGAGCTGCAAACCATTCACCAGCTACGCATTTTTAATAATGGCCAGTCAGGTTTAAGCAACAGCGTTTCAAGACACTTGGATATTCCAGAAATTGATAGCTTCAACAGCTTTGATTTTGATAACGATAGCGACCAGGATTTATTACTGGCAACCGAGCAAGGCGCAGGCATCTTACTCAACAACCAGCAAGGAAACCTAAATTTAGGTGGTTTTGCCATTCAATCTCAGCCGGGGAATCAGTTCGTGATCGCTGATTTAAACAATGATGGTTATAACGATTTGATCACTGCTTCAATTACCGATGCGGGCATTCAAAGCTACATCAATCCACTGGGTGATCCACTAGCGCCTATTACCACTGATGAAAACAACCAGAATGATCGAATCGGCTTATCTATCAGCGGAAGCGGTAGCCTGAACTGGGGATGGATTATCGCATTGTTATTGTCTGCTGGATCGGCTCGTCGCAACAAAGTGGCAAGCCGTAGTTAA
- a CDS encoding FG-GAP-like repeat-containing protein produces the protein MIKQSKKNNLLPISGGVFLVAGLISASDTFALTLVNDTFSIDEDTPAVFDVLSNDQIEADETFNAQSLTITSAPENGRAIIRNGKIVYQSNQNFNGSDSLSYQVIDSNNTAQTASVAISIASVNDRPILTSAELIHVQQNQEYTYQTTGTDIDSSVSFGFGSNNQAGFIGRHGLNNRFIFRQQYVGLNAFSAISSNGSSHSIRVVSHGDIADPAVTQQLPALAVNNQQQTLNYVISNENLYFTQNTELNFSAKIIGAFAVDQIPESCTQSSLPDGLAGVAISCGSLTLDATESLQLSVQITPSAAGFIDSTATLSATTGEARSNNNSSKQRLAVLANAVSVASQQVTADAAASITAVDAEGDGDIDLLVAPADYGQPIWFLNDGTGRVAQAGTLFGAIDAIKVLTADLDNDGINEIILLNRDGAVQQYSRINGSYQLTNAISEWDDQISSVFARDAQVADLNGDQYPELVIAGNNSTPIFPNNNGVLGSAIQFRNGGINNHAVAIADFNNDQQVDLIYPDTNSATRRWTNNGNSDLNSNLNFQPWFGASSSLYREALAVDLNNDNHDDLVLHTAGDRNNDNLYQELPDLQTIHQLRIFNNGQAGLSNSVTSRLDIPEIDSLSSFDFDNDGDQDLLLATEQGAGILLSNQQGSLNLNGFAIQSQPGNQFVIADLNNDGYGDLITASITDAGIQSYINPLGDPLAPIITDDNSQNNQISASTGGSGSLSWGWIIALLLPAGWIRCSRAVSRH, from the coding sequence ATGATCAAACAATCAAAAAAAAATAACTTATTACCAATATCTGGCGGAGTTTTTTTAGTTGCTGGATTAATTTCAGCTTCAGATACTTTTGCTTTAACGCTAGTAAATGACACTTTTTCAATAGATGAAGATACACCAGCCGTTTTTGATGTTTTAAGTAATGACCAAATTGAAGCCGATGAAACGTTCAATGCACAATCATTGACGATTACCAGCGCACCTGAAAATGGCCGAGCTATTATTCGTAATGGAAAAATTGTTTATCAAAGCAATCAAAACTTCAATGGTAGCGATAGCTTAAGCTACCAAGTAATTGATAGTAATAATACTGCACAAACTGCATCAGTTGCGATTAGTATTGCATCGGTAAACGACCGACCAATATTGACCAGTGCCGAGCTAATACATGTCCAGCAAAACCAAGAATATACATATCAAACAACTGGTACCGATATAGATAGCTCAGTTTCGTTCGGCTTTGGTTCTAATAACCAAGCTGGATTCATTGGACGGCATGGCCTTAATAACCGTTTTATTTTCCGGCAGCAATATGTCGGTTTAAATGCTTTTTCAGCTATCTCTAGTAATGGTAGCTCGCATTCAATTCGGGTTGTCAGTCACGGAGATATTGCAGATCCTGCAGTTACTCAACAACTGCCTGCATTGGCTGTCAATAACCAGCAGCAAACATTGAATTATGTCATCAGCAACGAAAACCTTTATTTTACTCAAAATACTGAATTAAATTTTTCCGCTAAAATAATTGGTGCTTTCGCAGTTGATCAAATACCAGAAAGCTGTACTCAAAGTAGCTTGCCAGATGGTTTAGCCGGCGTTGCTATCAGTTGCGGTAGCCTAACCCTCGATGCAACTGAGTCATTACAACTTTCAGTGCAAATTACTCCATCTGCAGCTGGCTTTATCGATAGTACAGCCACGCTATCTGCAACGACTGGCGAAGCTCGCTCGAATAACAACAGCAGCAAACAAAGACTGGCTGTATTAGCTAACGCCGTAAGCGTTGCTAGCCAACAAGTTACTGCTGATGCCGCAGCTTCAATAACTGCGGTAGATGCTGAAGGTGATGGTGATATCGACCTACTAGTCGCACCCGCTGATTACGGTCAACCTATCTGGTTTCTAAATGATGGAACAGGACGTGTAGCTCAAGCTGGTACTTTATTTGGCGCCATCGACGCCATTAAAGTTCTAACGGCTGATTTAGATAATGATGGTATCAATGAAATCATATTATTAAATCGGGATGGTGCAGTTCAACAGTACTCAAGAATCAATGGCAGCTATCAATTAACCAATGCCATTTCAGAGTGGGATGACCAGATCAGTAGTGTTTTTGCCCGCGATGCTCAAGTTGCCGATTTAAATGGTGATCAATACCCTGAGCTGGTAATCGCCGGAAATAATAGCACTCCAATATTCCCAAACAATAATGGTGTACTTGGTTCGGCAATACAGTTTAGAAATGGCGGCATTAATAACCATGCAGTAGCAATTGCTGATTTCAATAATGATCAACAAGTAGATCTTATTTATCCAGATACGAATTCTGCAACCCGGCGCTGGACTAACAATGGAAACAGCGATTTAAATAGCAATCTTAACTTTCAGCCATGGTTTGGTGCTTCTTCAAGCTTATATAGAGAAGCATTGGCGGTTGATTTAAACAACGATAATCACGACGACTTGGTGTTACACACTGCAGGTGATAGAAACAACGATAATTTATATCAAGAACTGCCTGACCTGCAGACTATTCACCAGCTGCGCATTTTTAATAATGGCCAAGCAGGTTTAAGTAACAGCGTTACAAGCCGCCTTGATATTCCAGAAATTGATAGCCTGAGCAGTTTTGATTTTGATAACGACGGTGACCAAGACTTATTACTGGCAACCGAGCAAGGCGCAGGCATCTTACTCAGCAACCAGCAAGGAAGCCTGAATTTAAATGGCTTTGCCATTCAATCTCAACCGGGTAACCAGTTTGTAATTGCCGATTTAAACAATGATGGTTATGGCGATTTGATCACTGCTTCAATTACTGATGCAGGTATTCAAAGCTATATCAACCCACTAGGTGATCCACTGGCACCCATCATTACAGATGACAACAGCCAGAATAATCAAATCAGCGCATCAACAGGCGGAAGCGGTAGCCTAAGCTGGGGATGGATTATCGCACTGCTATTACCTGCAGGATGGATTCGCTGCAGCAGAGCGGTCAGCCGCCATTAA
- the folA gene encoding type 3 dihydrofolate reductase, producing the protein MKLSLIAAMAKNRVLGKDNKMPWHLPGELAYFKKVTLGKPVLMGRNTFDSIGKPLPGRRNMVISSQPGYAPEGVEVFSKLQVAMAAVSDVEELMVVGGGKIYEAFVPHADRLYLTQIDAEFEGDTFFPALNPMEWKEVSAEKHSKDEKNAYDFTCRVLERI; encoded by the coding sequence ATGAAACTCTCCCTAATTGCCGCAATGGCAAAAAATCGTGTATTGGGCAAAGACAATAAAATGCCATGGCATTTACCCGGAGAGCTGGCTTATTTCAAAAAAGTCACTTTAGGTAAGCCGGTACTAATGGGCCGTAATACCTTTGATTCCATTGGTAAGCCGTTGCCTGGTCGCCGTAACATGGTGATTAGTAGTCAGCCGGGCTATGCCCCAGAAGGTGTTGAAGTTTTTTCCAAATTGCAGGTTGCGATGGCCGCAGTTAGCGATGTCGAGGAATTAATGGTAGTGGGTGGTGGCAAGATTTATGAGGCGTTTGTGCCTCATGCTGATCGCTTGTACTTGACTCAGATTGATGCTGAATTTGAAGGCGATACTTTCTTTCCAGCATTAAACCCAATGGAATGGAAAGAAGTTTCAGCAGAAAAGCACAGTAAAGATGAAAAAAATGCTTACGACTTCACTTGTCGAGTGCTAGAGCGAATTTAA
- a CDS encoding thymidylate synthase — protein MKQYLDLMRHVRDSGNRKDDRTGTGTISVFGYQMRFDLSKGFPLITTKKCHLRSIIHELLWFLKGDTNIAYLKDNGVSIWDDWADENGNLGPVYGAQWRSWPAANGQSIDQISQLVEQIKNNPDSRRLLVSAWNPAEVDNMALPPCHCLFQFYVADGKLSCQLYQRSADIFLGVPFNIASYALLTMMLAQVTGLELGEFVHTLGDAHLYSNHLEQVDLQLSREPMALPTMKLNRQITDLFDFKFEDFELVNYQAHSHIKAEVAV, from the coding sequence ATGAAACAGTATCTGGATTTGATGCGTCATGTTCGCGATAGCGGAAATCGCAAGGATGACCGCACAGGTACCGGTACTATCAGCGTGTTTGGTTATCAAATGCGCTTTGACCTTAGTAAAGGCTTCCCACTTATTACCACTAAGAAATGCCACCTGCGCAGCATTATTCATGAGCTGTTATGGTTTTTAAAAGGCGATACTAATATTGCTTATTTGAAAGATAATGGCGTTTCTATTTGGGATGACTGGGCTGATGAAAATGGCAATCTGGGCCCGGTGTATGGCGCCCAGTGGCGAAGCTGGCCAGCGGCGAATGGACAATCAATTGATCAGATTAGTCAGTTGGTGGAGCAGATTAAAAATAATCCGGACTCCCGCCGTTTGTTAGTGAGTGCCTGGAATCCTGCTGAAGTTGACAACATGGCTTTACCGCCTTGTCATTGTTTGTTCCAGTTCTATGTGGCGGATGGAAAATTATCCTGTCAGCTTTACCAACGCAGTGCCGATATCTTTCTCGGCGTGCCATTTAACATTGCATCCTATGCATTGTTGACCATGATGTTGGCGCAAGTAACTGGGCTGGAGCTTGGAGAATTTGTCCACACTCTGGGTGATGCACATTTGTATTCCAATCATTTAGAGCAGGTCGATTTACAATTGTCGCGAGAACCGATGGCTTTACCCACCATGAAGCTAAACCGGCAAATAACCGATCTGTTTGATTTTAAGTTTGAAGATTTTGAGTTGGTGAATTACCAGGCTCATTCACATATTAAAGCTGAGGTTGCCGTATGA
- the lgt gene encoding prolipoprotein diacylglyceryl transferase, whose amino-acid sequence MLQHPQFDPYIFNLGPINIGSFQMENLGPTWYGFSYLIGISLVWWLCRKRAAERNLWKPQQIDDLIFYAFLGVIIGGRLGYKLFYDFAGLAQDPMGMIRIWEGGMSFHGGLIGVLLAVWYFGRSTGKSFFEVGDFVAPMAPLALACGRVGNFINGELWGRVADPSLPWGMVFAGAGSEPRHPSQLYQMAGEGLALFFILWFYSKKPRPKMAVSGAFLIGYGFFRFMVEFFRQPDSHLGFVALGWMSRGQQLSLPMIAVGAMLMVMGYRLAKLQTPAQKASSKKSAKGKV is encoded by the coding sequence ATGCTTCAACATCCTCAATTTGATCCTTATATTTTTAATCTGGGACCGATTAACATCGGTAGCTTTCAGATGGAGAACCTCGGCCCTACTTGGTATGGCTTTAGTTATCTAATCGGTATTTCTTTAGTTTGGTGGCTTTGTCGTAAGCGTGCAGCTGAGCGAAATTTATGGAAGCCGCAGCAAATCGATGACCTGATTTTTTATGCCTTCCTTGGTGTGATTATTGGCGGGCGACTCGGTTATAAATTGTTTTACGATTTTGCAGGGTTGGCTCAAGATCCAATGGGAATGATCCGGATTTGGGAAGGCGGGATGTCTTTCCATGGTGGTTTAATTGGTGTGTTGCTGGCGGTTTGGTATTTTGGCCGATCTACCGGTAAAAGTTTTTTTGAAGTGGGTGACTTTGTTGCACCGATGGCTCCACTGGCATTGGCATGTGGCCGAGTAGGTAACTTTATTAACGGTGAGCTATGGGGCCGGGTAGCGGATCCATCTTTACCATGGGGAATGGTGTTTGCTGGCGCAGGTTCAGAGCCGCGTCATCCATCTCAGCTATATCAAATGGCAGGCGAAGGTCTTGCATTGTTCTTTATTCTTTGGTTCTACTCGAAAAAGCCACGGCCAAAAATGGCAGTTTCCGGTGCATTTTTAATTGGCTATGGTTTCTTCCGCTTTATGGTGGAATTCTTCCGTCAGCCAGATTCGCATTTAGGTTTTGTTGCTTTAGGTTGGATGAGCCGTGGCCAACAGTTGTCCTTGCCGATGATTGCGGTAGGTGCGATGTTAATGGTGATGGGTTATCGGCTGGCCAAATTGCAGACACCGGCTCAAAAGGCATCTTCAAAAAAATCGGCTAAAGGAAAAGTATAA
- a CDS encoding sulfite exporter TauE/SafE family protein: MSGFEIWISYFVLGAFAGVIAGLFGVGGGLVIVPALLFLFSFQGMSPEIMTHMAIGTSLATIVFTSLSSIRAHHKKGAIDWSIFTRLAPGILLGSFLGAMLADLLDGDSLKTFFGIFALTIAVQMGVGFKPKPARQLPKSAGMLGAGGVVGTISALVGIGGGSMTVPFLSWCNVPIRNAVAISAAGGFPLALAGALGFVTAGWNDSLLPEMTAGYVYLPALLGVACMSALTAPVGAQLAHSLPQPVLKRIFACFLLLVGSKLLFL, encoded by the coding sequence ATGAGCGGTTTCGAGATTTGGATCAGCTACTTTGTTCTAGGGGCCTTCGCTGGGGTGATTGCCGGATTATTTGGTGTTGGTGGCGGATTAGTGATCGTTCCAGCATTGCTGTTTCTTTTCTCATTTCAGGGCATGTCTCCAGAGATAATGACCCATATGGCGATTGGCACATCGCTGGCGACCATCGTATTTACTTCTTTGTCATCAATTCGGGCGCACCATAAAAAAGGTGCAATTGATTGGTCGATATTTACTCGGTTAGCACCGGGTATTTTACTGGGAAGCTTTTTAGGTGCCATGTTAGCTGATTTGCTTGATGGCGATAGTTTGAAAACCTTTTTTGGTATTTTTGCTCTGACCATTGCAGTGCAGATGGGGGTTGGTTTTAAGCCTAAACCGGCTCGGCAGTTACCTAAGTCAGCCGGCATGTTGGGTGCTGGCGGTGTGGTTGGTACTATCTCTGCTTTGGTGGGCATAGGTGGTGGTTCGATGACTGTGCCATTTCTTAGCTGGTGTAATGTACCGATTCGAAATGCGGTGGCCATTTCAGCAGCCGGTGGCTTTCCTTTAGCGCTTGCTGGTGCTTTGGGTTTTGTAACTGCTGGCTGGAATGATAGCCTGCTGCCGGAAATGACTGCGGGTTATGTTTATCTGCCTGCATTATTAGGCGTTGCTTGTATGAGTGCGTTGACTGCGCCAGTGGGTGCACAGCTTGCTCACAGCTTGCCGCAGCCCGTTTTAAAAAGAATTTTTGCCTGCTTTTTGTTGCTTGTTGGTAGCAAATTGCTGTTTTTGTAG